A stretch of the Streptococcus himalayensis genome encodes the following:
- a CDS encoding Cof-type HAD-IIB family hydrolase, with translation MDIRVIATDMDGTLLDSRGEYPRERFEKIVTELEKREIQLVVATGNNISRMQLLFGDLFDRLSFVARNGSMIVERGKLLSQRFWTREMVEDCLTYFQGQFQAYRLIVGMEGKNVALEGTDFSYVYQLVAKESADAFLATISYIKDFTDLPEGAYLRVSLMIPERDVDEVTRVFNQAFKGKFRAVTSGYGSVDIIEEGIHKAWGLEQLLKRWQLSPSQLMAFGDSENDVELLQFAGQSYAMENGDQSAKIVANQLAPSNHQAGVLQVIENYLRER, from the coding sequence ATGGACATACGAGTGATAGCAACGGATATGGATGGAACCTTGTTGGATTCAAGGGGAGAGTATCCTAGGGAACGATTTGAAAAGATAGTCACAGAGCTGGAAAAAAGGGAAATTCAGCTAGTGGTAGCGACAGGAAATAATATCTCGCGTATGCAGCTATTATTTGGAGATTTGTTTGATCGTTTGTCTTTTGTTGCGAGAAATGGTTCGATGATTGTTGAACGTGGGAAATTGCTTTCTCAGCGTTTTTGGACCAGAGAAATGGTAGAAGACTGTTTGACCTATTTCCAAGGCCAGTTTCAAGCCTATCGTCTTATCGTTGGCATGGAAGGTAAGAATGTGGCTTTAGAAGGAACGGATTTTTCTTATGTTTATCAATTGGTTGCTAAAGAATCTGCGGACGCTTTTCTGGCAACTATTTCGTACATCAAGGATTTTACCGATTTGCCAGAGGGGGCATATCTGCGTGTGAGCTTGATGATTCCTGAAAGAGATGTTGACGAGGTGACGCGTGTCTTTAATCAGGCTTTTAAAGGGAAATTTAGGGCTGTTACGAGCGGCTATGGTTCTGTTGACATTATAGAAGAAGGAATTCATAAAGCTTGGGGGTTGGAGCAACTCTTGAAGCGGTGGCAATTGTCCCCTTCTCAACTGATGGCTTTTGGAGATAGTGAAAATGATGTCGAGCTATTACAGTTTGCAGGTCAATCTTATGCGATGGAAAATGGGGATCAAAGTGCTAAAATTGTAGCCAATCAGCTTGCTCCTAGTAATCATCAGGCGGGAGTTTTGCAGGTGATTGAAAATTATTTAAGAGAAAGGTAG